From Ruminococcus sp. HUN007, a single genomic window includes:
- a CDS encoding cytosine permease, with amino-acid sequence MGIYGEAVFPKVGFKQLLIGAFFGAVLMLAIYQLPVILSVRYGIDIWVWLKSVFGHKGVTFMTVVIIVINFPWYAVCADLFASSMGNLAGLFGVTLPGWTHLALQLLCVAAGTIIAYRGVTSITFTTRILVPLLLALGVVVVIVGFTSVPFDTIWNYKPDTSAYPKSIIPYIISIEANFAFVITLVGGMAEVPRLTRKESSGFWAGVLGQGAAGSFFVVVGAVMAIAMNHVTGEMIDDPTLMLATLSVPALAFSSLLLVAFANIGTQAVGSYIYGVMLKTSFRKADYRLLIMILAVYVGILCVWGKIIEYFGSFLTVSACVYAPLAALLFVDFFFVRKQKLSLRGAYGLGKSTVYDYTGGFNIVGLACVAAGCAMSLLIYNPLSGEIHSMTLFRLTPTGFSFLGTGVLYYVLSIIPPVRRYILRDRDEVTV; translated from the coding sequence GTGGGTATATACGGCGAAGCCGTATTTCCGAAGGTAGGATTTAAACAGCTTCTTATCGGCGCGTTTTTCGGCGCGGTACTCATGCTTGCGATATACCAGCTTCCGGTCATACTTTCAGTGCGGTACGGCATCGATATCTGGGTATGGCTCAAATCTGTTTTCGGACACAAGGGTGTTACGTTCATGACAGTCGTGATAATTGTTATCAATTTTCCGTGGTACGCCGTCTGTGCGGATCTGTTTGCATCTTCCATGGGGAATCTGGCGGGACTGTTCGGGGTGACGCTGCCCGGGTGGACGCATCTTGCACTTCAGCTTCTCTGCGTTGCAGCCGGAACCATAATAGCCTACCGCGGTGTCACATCGATAACTTTTACAACACGTATACTCGTTCCGCTTCTTCTTGCCCTCGGAGTAGTTGTTGTCATAGTCGGATTCACTTCCGTTCCGTTTGATACGATATGGAACTACAAACCTGATACTTCAGCATATCCGAAGAGTATAATACCGTACATCATTTCCATTGAAGCGAATTTTGCCTTTGTTATCACCCTCGTCGGCGGTATGGCGGAAGTGCCTCGTCTCACCAGAAAGGAAAGCTCCGGTTTCTGGGCAGGCGTGCTCGGTCAGGGCGCTGCAGGTTCATTTTTCGTAGTTGTAGGCGCAGTTATGGCAATTGCCATGAACCACGTTACAGGCGAGATGATCGACGACCCGACACTCATGCTTGCGACTCTTTCCGTTCCCGCTCTTGCCTTCAGCTCGCTCCTTCTCGTTGCCTTCGCCAATATCGGAACACAGGCTGTCGGTTCGTACATCTACGGCGTAATGCTCAAGACGTCGTTCCGTAAAGCAGATTACCGCCTCCTCATCATGATACTTGCAGTTTACGTCGGCATTCTCTGCGTATGGGGAAAGATCATCGAGTACTTCGGTTCCTTCCTCACAGTCAGTGCCTGTGTATATGCTCCGCTTGCCGCTCTTCTGTTCGTGGATTTCTTCTTCGTACGAAAGCAGAAGCTCTCTCTCCGCGGTGCATACGGCCTCGGAAAAAGCACAGTCTACGACTATACCGGCGGATTCAACATTGTCGGACTTGCCTGTGTTGCTGCCGGATGCGCCATGTCACTGCTCATCTACAATCCGCTTTCCGGTGAGATTCACAGCATGACTCTTTTCCGACTGACACCTACCGGATTTTCTTTCCTTGGAACAGGTGTGCTCTACTACGTTCTGAGTATCATTCCGCCTGTCAGAAGATACATTTTAAGGGACAGAGATGAGGTCACAGTATGA
- a CDS encoding carbohydrate ABC transporter permease → MNKEEKKKRHDRKKEHEKLMSKEQLTYLRRKRITDAVWPVFRTLILTGLCFVILYPLIFMISCAFRERGDMNDPTVMWIPRHFTLDAIKETARAMDLKNTLVNTLFINIGCSFCQIISTAVTGYGFARFQFKGKKILFAVVILMILVPPQVILLPQYDLFKSLGMINTAWTMYLPAMTANGIRAGIMIFIFRQFFRGLPRELEDAACLDGCGPLRTFLVIMMPNALSSLLTVFLFAVVWYWNDYYVCNAFFSSNRTLALTIKNIQPVLNAALFNDASLRVSAREYVVWTQAACLMSISPMLVMYIFLQKHFTEGIERSGLAG, encoded by the coding sequence ATGAATAAAGAAGAAAAGAAAAAAAGACACGACAGAAAAAAAGAACATGAGAAGCTCATGTCAAAGGAACAGCTGACATATCTCAGAAGAAAAAGGATAACAGATGCAGTCTGGCCTGTTTTCAGGACGCTTATTCTTACCGGACTCTGTTTTGTTATCCTGTATCCGCTTATTTTCATGATAAGCTGTGCTTTCAGGGAACGCGGTGACATGAATGATCCGACGGTCATGTGGATACCGAGGCATTTCACGCTTGATGCCATTAAGGAAACTGCAAGAGCAATGGATCTGAAAAATACACTTGTAAATACGCTTTTTATAAATATCGGGTGTTCATTCTGCCAGATCATTTCGACGGCAGTGACAGGATATGGGTTCGCACGGTTTCAGTTTAAGGGGAAAAAGATACTGTTTGCCGTGGTGATCCTCATGATACTCGTACCGCCGCAGGTGATCCTGCTTCCGCAGTATGATCTGTTCAAGTCTCTGGGAATGATAAATACAGCCTGGACTATGTATCTGCCTGCCATGACAGCAAATGGTATCAGGGCCGGTATCATGATATTCATCTTCAGGCAGTTCTTCCGCGGCCTTCCGCGTGAACTTGAAGATGCCGCCTGTCTCGACGGATGCGGTCCGTTAAGGACGTTTCTGGTGATCATGATGCCGAATGCACTATCCTCGCTGCTTACAGTATTTCTTTTTGCAGTGGTGTGGTACTGGAACGACTACTACGTATGCAACGCATTCTTCAGCAGCAACCGCACACTCGCCCTCACAATAAAAAACATTCAGCCGGTCCTCAACGCCGCACTCTTCAACGATGCAAGTCTCAGAGTCTCCGCCCGCGAGTACGTAGTCTGGACCCAGGCTGCCTGCCTTATGTCCATCTCGCCGATGCTTGTTATGTATATTTTCCTGCAGAAGCATTTCACAGAAGGCATAGAACGCTCCGGCCTCGCCGGCTGA
- a CDS encoding sugar ABC transporter permease: MKKEKRKARLSYEKQKSLYGYGFLSLWIIGTLVFFIIPVANSFIYSFEDVTPGAGGVWTGLKNYSAALTKDPYFRTYLTDEIAEMLRTTPIILIFSMFSAVLINQKFRGRTFVRAVFFLPVIVASGPVYAVITGDMNVSGAEGAEQFSTVFETDMVTDLLEFTGIYGLSQTLTDTIKHTIDGIFAIVWHSGIQILIFLAALQNIPPSAREAAELEGATAWEYFWKITFPYVSPMILANLVFTVIDSFTDSGNKVMERIIAMQSDWKYGLAAAMVWSYFGIVILMVGLVFLVIGKHVYYEVD; this comes from the coding sequence ATGAAAAAGGAAAAAAGAAAAGCACGTCTTTCCTATGAAAAGCAGAAAAGCCTGTACGGTTACGGCTTTCTGAGTCTCTGGATCATCGGTACACTTGTGTTTTTTATAATTCCGGTGGCAAATTCGTTTATCTATTCATTTGAAGATGTTACTCCCGGTGCCGGCGGTGTGTGGACGGGGCTTAAAAACTATTCTGCAGCGCTGACAAAAGATCCGTATTTCCGCACATATCTTACCGATGAGATCGCTGAGATGCTGAGGACGACGCCGATAATCCTTATATTTTCAATGTTTTCAGCTGTGCTGATAAATCAGAAATTCCGGGGAAGGACATTTGTAAGAGCGGTTTTCTTCCTTCCGGTAATAGTTGCATCCGGGCCGGTCTATGCGGTTATAACCGGTGATATGAATGTCAGCGGAGCTGAAGGTGCCGAGCAGTTCTCAACTGTATTTGAAACAGATATGGTTACTGATCTGCTGGAGTTTACAGGTATTTACGGACTGAGTCAGACACTGACAGATACAATAAAGCATACCATAGACGGAATTTTCGCCATAGTGTGGCATTCGGGAATTCAGATACTCATCTTTCTTGCGGCACTTCAGAATATTCCGCCGTCGGCAAGAGAGGCGGCCGAACTCGAGGGTGCCACGGCATGGGAATACTTCTGGAAGATCACCTTTCCGTATGTAAGCCCGATGATACTTGCAAACCTCGTGTTTACGGTCATTGATTCATTCACTGATTCAGGCAACAAGGTAATGGAACGTATAATAGCTATGCAGAGCGACTGGAAATACGGGCTTGCAGCAGCTATGGTATGGTCATATTTCGGAATAGTTATCCTGATGGTGGGACTTGTTTTTCTTGTGATCGGAAAACACGTTTACTACGAGGTCGACTGA
- a CDS encoding DUF5696 domain-containing protein — MQKKYLRSAAAAAALCMLLPAFCISAEQVTEDPVQSAAEVTETEVNEAGENNENTDYVMRTENEVLKTMTRACENENLILFYSEEEDLIALENKKNGYVWWSSPVNAEGDPAAKATVKKELESSLVVVYGDPKQRTGSTLRSARNSKRSCRIKGDTLEVTYRFPLTGFVIPVKYTLEEKCLRASADTASFRETKRDGDESSIILELSVLPNIMAAGNYEKGYYIIPDGCGAKIDFNNGKTGSRAYSAKVYGTDITAVPQYAPDRTEEVYLPVYASVKENGNAMLAVISRGDSNVLIQASVSGLNKSSYNTCSSRFVLRNSDTYYMNSEPLTVFENSDIGTDSLELKFFPTGGRNTGCAEVAAMYRQYLIDEQEVEKKNDRLPLCIDLYGGVTCKEPFLGVPVTKKKAVTTFEKAGEIVSELRNGGAGEMIVSLENWTDDGIKGKVDVSARPSRTLGGEEGFRKMTSLFMSMGVRFCPAVNNITFSSGNGYWEFSDTAMRASGQYSKQIKFSLAYGTKDGQKKPQSLLSPAVFPGIFNDITTGYCRRSLNGICPGEITTVLYGDYGKKHIERCVAEKYICDGLQKFDEDIGFVYSRGASAYAFGYTDHISDVPLRSSGYDIFDGDLPFYQLVLHGLIPYSSTSVNGDADPEKLILMAASAGSGLRFDLTGTETSELKDTEYDKYFYADSGFWSGYACRSQKFITDILSDVKDEYITDYTVNGDVITTVYSDGTVMKTDLSAGTVVSGSKTWVLDDYLREDGGAGD, encoded by the coding sequence ATGCAGAAAAAATATTTAAGATCTGCTGCGGCAGCAGCGGCTTTGTGCATGCTTTTACCGGCGTTCTGCATATCTGCTGAACAGGTAACGGAAGATCCTGTACAGTCTGCTGCGGAAGTGACGGAAACCGAAGTAAATGAAGCCGGGGAAAATAACGAAAACACAGATTATGTCATGAGGACGGAAAATGAAGTCCTTAAGACGATGACCAGAGCCTGCGAAAATGAAAATCTTATTCTTTTTTATTCAGAGGAAGAGGATCTTATTGCGCTTGAAAACAAAAAGAACGGGTATGTCTGGTGGTCATCACCTGTAAATGCAGAGGGCGATCCTGCGGCTAAGGCAACTGTGAAGAAGGAACTGGAGTCATCGCTCGTTGTGGTATACGGTGATCCGAAACAGAGAACGGGATCGACTCTTCGTTCTGCCAGAAATTCAAAACGAAGCTGCAGGATCAAGGGTGACACGCTGGAAGTGACTTACCGTTTTCCTCTGACCGGATTTGTTATTCCGGTAAAGTATACACTTGAGGAAAAATGTCTGCGTGCGAGTGCTGATACTGCATCTTTCAGAGAGACAAAGCGTGACGGCGATGAGAGCAGCATAATTCTTGAACTGTCTGTTCTGCCTAACATTATGGCGGCAGGAAACTATGAAAAAGGATACTACATTATTCCGGACGGATGCGGGGCAAAAATAGATTTCAATAACGGAAAAACCGGCTCCCGTGCATATTCCGCCAAAGTGTACGGAACAGATATCACTGCAGTTCCGCAGTATGCGCCTGACAGGACTGAGGAGGTTTATCTTCCGGTCTATGCATCGGTAAAGGAAAACGGCAACGCAATGCTTGCGGTTATCAGCCGCGGCGATTCAAATGTACTTATACAGGCATCAGTCAGCGGTCTTAACAAGAGCAGCTACAATACGTGTTCATCAAGGTTCGTTCTCAGAAACAGCGACACTTACTACATGAACAGCGAACCTCTGACAGTATTTGAAAACAGTGACATAGGAACTGATTCACTTGAACTGAAGTTTTTCCCGACAGGCGGCCGAAACACCGGATGTGCTGAAGTGGCAGCCATGTACCGGCAGTATCTTATCGATGAACAGGAAGTGGAAAAGAAGAACGACAGACTTCCGCTCTGCATCGATCTTTACGGCGGAGTAACATGCAAAGAACCGTTTCTTGGTGTTCCCGTGACGAAAAAAAAGGCAGTAACGACATTTGAAAAAGCCGGTGAGATAGTTTCTGAACTTAGAAACGGAGGAGCCGGTGAAATGATAGTAAGTCTGGAAAACTGGACCGATGACGGAATTAAAGGAAAGGTCGATGTTTCAGCGAGACCTTCACGCACGCTGGGCGGTGAGGAAGGCTTCAGGAAAATGACTTCACTGTTTATGAGTATGGGTGTACGGTTCTGCCCTGCCGTGAACAATATTACGTTTTCATCCGGAAACGGTTACTGGGAGTTCAGCGATACGGCAATGCGTGCATCGGGCCAGTATTCGAAGCAGATAAAATTCAGTCTCGCCTACGGAACGAAGGACGGACAGAAGAAGCCGCAGTCACTGCTTTCACCTGCGGTTTTCCCGGGCATATTCAATGATATAACCACGGGCTACTGCAGAAGATCACTGAACGGCATATGTCCGGGCGAGATAACCACAGTCCTTTACGGCGATTACGGAAAGAAACATATTGAACGGTGCGTTGCGGAAAAATACATCTGCGACGGACTTCAGAAATTTGACGAAGATATCGGTTTCGTATACTCAAGAGGCGCTTCCGCCTATGCGTTCGGATACACCGATCATATTTCGGATGTTCCGCTCCGTTCAAGCGGATATGATATTTTTGACGGTGATCTGCCTTTTTATCAGCTTGTTCTTCACGGACTTATCCCGTATTCATCCACTTCAGTAAACGGTGATGCCGATCCCGAAAAGCTTATACTTATGGCGGCTTCTGCAGGAAGCGGACTACGGTTTGATCTTACAGGCACTGAAACAAGTGAACTCAAGGATACTGAGTACGATAAATATTTCTATGCTGACAGCGGTTTCTGGAGCGGTTATGCATGCAGAAGCCAGAAGTTCATAACTGATATACTGTCAGATGTAAAGGATGAGTATATTACAGACTATACGGTGAACGGGGATGTCATAACCACGGTTTATTCGGACGGTACAGTAATGAAGACTGATCTTTCCGCCGGAACTGTTGTTTCGGGCAGCAAAACCTGGGTTCTTGACGACTATCTTAGAGAAGACGGAGGTGCAGGCGACTGA
- a CDS encoding Yip1 family protein has product MMDLSEKQWVSHAVFHPFEGFEDMRWKKSGSLKYAFIIVFLFFAGTVIHDRLYGFQFHDSYDRIFNIIPYIVKSIVLFAAWVVGNWSVCTLLDGEGTLRRICIFSAYALIPYVASLFITTLMSNVLIADEGVFISCVYGTAVLWSGVLLFNAVKTVHQYTAAKTVSAVFLTIVSMFIMMFLLVLVLSLFQKAGLFIYSIYTEIQYRIKV; this is encoded by the coding sequence ATGATGGACCTTTCGGAAAAGCAGTGGGTGAGCCATGCGGTATTCCATCCCTTCGAAGGTTTTGAGGATATGCGCTGGAAGAAAAGCGGTTCACTTAAATACGCTTTTATTATTGTTTTTCTGTTTTTTGCCGGAACGGTGATCCATGACAGGCTGTACGGCTTTCAGTTTCATGACAGCTATGACAGGATATTCAACATAATTCCCTACATAGTAAAGAGTATCGTACTGTTTGCGGCCTGGGTCGTCGGTAACTGGTCAGTCTGTACTCTGCTTGACGGTGAGGGCACGCTGCGCCGTATCTGTATTTTCAGTGCCTACGCACTGATACCGTATGTGGCTTCTCTGTTTATCACCACACTTATGTCGAATGTGCTCATAGCTGACGAGGGTGTGTTTATTTCATGTGTTTACGGTACGGCAGTACTGTGGAGCGGAGTTCTTCTTTTCAATGCGGTCAAAACTGTGCATCAGTACACGGCGGCAAAGACGGTATCAGCGGTTTTTCTTACGATCGTTTCAATGTTTATAATGATGTTTCTTCTGGTGCTTGTTCTTTCACTTTTCCAGAAGGCGGGACTTTTTATTTATTCTATCTATACTGAGATCCAGTACAGGATCAAGGTTTAA